One Pseudomonas ekonensis DNA window includes the following coding sequences:
- a CDS encoding PrkA family serine protein kinase, whose product MSIFSHFQQRFESTRQEEFSLQEYLELCKKDRSAYVSAAERLLLAIGEPELLDTSTNSRLSRIFSNKVIRRYPAFEDFHGMEECIDQIVSYFRHAAQGLEEKKQILYLLGPVGGGKSSLAEKLKQLMEKVPFYAIKGSPVFESPLGLFNATEDGAILEEDFGIPRRYLNTIMSPWATKRLAEFGGDISQFRVVKLYPSILNQIAVAKTEPGDENNQDISALVGKVDIRKLEEFPQNDADAYSYSGALCRANQGLMEFVEMFKAPIKVLHPLLTATQEGNYNSTEGLGAIPFTGILLAHSNESEWHTFRNNKNNEAFIDRIYIVKVPYCLRVSDEVKIYDKLLFNSSLARAHCAPDTLKMLAQFTVLSRLKEPENSNIYSKMRVYDGENLKDTDPKAKSIQEYRDAAGVDEGMNGLSTRFAFKILSKVFNFDPHEIAANPVHLLYVLEQQIEQEQFQAETRERYLRYLKEYLAPRYIEFIGKEIQTAYLESYSEYGQNIFDRYVLYADFWIQDQEYRDPETGEILNRVALNEELEKIEKPAGISNPKDFRNEIVNFVLRARANNNGKNPTWLSYEKLRVVIEKKMFSNTEDLLPVISFNAKASKEDQQKHNDFVTRMVERGYTDKQVRLLSEWYLRVRKSQ is encoded by the coding sequence ATGAGTATCTTTAGCCACTTCCAACAACGCTTCGAGTCCACACGCCAGGAAGAATTCTCGCTGCAGGAATACCTGGAACTGTGCAAAAAGGACCGCAGCGCCTACGTTTCCGCCGCCGAGCGTCTGTTGCTGGCCATCGGCGAACCCGAGCTGCTCGACACCTCGACCAATTCGAGGCTGTCACGCATCTTCTCCAACAAGGTGATCCGCCGCTATCCGGCCTTTGAGGACTTCCACGGGATGGAAGAATGCATCGACCAGATCGTGTCGTACTTCCGCCATGCGGCCCAGGGCCTGGAAGAGAAGAAACAGATCCTCTACCTCCTCGGCCCGGTGGGCGGCGGCAAGTCGTCCCTGGCCGAGAAGCTCAAGCAACTGATGGAGAAGGTGCCGTTCTACGCCATCAAGGGCTCGCCGGTGTTCGAGTCGCCCCTGGGGCTGTTCAACGCCACCGAAGACGGCGCGATCCTCGAAGAGGACTTCGGCATCCCCCGCCGCTACCTGAACACCATCATGTCGCCCTGGGCGACCAAACGCCTGGCCGAGTTCGGCGGCGACATCAGCCAGTTCCGCGTGGTCAAGCTGTACCCCTCGATCCTCAACCAGATCGCCGTGGCCAAGACCGAACCGGGCGACGAGAACAACCAGGACATCTCCGCGCTGGTGGGCAAGGTCGATATCCGCAAGCTGGAGGAGTTCCCGCAGAACGACGCCGACGCCTACAGCTACTCCGGGGCGCTGTGCCGGGCCAACCAGGGCCTGATGGAATTCGTCGAAATGTTCAAGGCGCCGATCAAGGTGCTGCACCCGCTGCTGACCGCCACCCAGGAAGGCAACTACAACAGCACCGAAGGCCTGGGCGCGATTCCGTTCACCGGGATCCTGCTGGCCCACTCCAACGAATCGGAGTGGCACACCTTCCGCAACAACAAGAACAACGAAGCCTTCATCGACCGGATCTACATCGTCAAGGTGCCGTACTGCCTGCGGGTCAGCGACGAGGTGAAGATCTACGACAAGCTGCTGTTCAACAGCTCCCTGGCCCGGGCCCACTGCGCGCCGGACACCCTCAAGATGCTGGCGCAGTTCACCGTGCTGTCGCGCCTCAAGGAGCCTGAGAACTCCAACATCTACTCCAAGATGCGCGTGTACGACGGGGAAAACCTCAAGGACACCGATCCGAAGGCCAAGTCGATCCAGGAATACCGCGATGCGGCGGGCGTCGACGAGGGCATGAACGGTCTGTCGACCCGGTTCGCCTTCAAGATCCTGTCCAAGGTGTTCAACTTCGACCCGCACGAAATCGCCGCCAACCCGGTGCACCTGCTCTATGTGCTGGAACAGCAGATCGAACAGGAACAGTTCCAGGCCGAGACCCGCGAACGCTACCTGCGCTACCTGAAGGAATACCTGGCCCCGCGCTACATCGAGTTCATCGGCAAAGAGATCCAGACCGCCTACCTCGAGTCCTACAGCGAGTACGGCCAGAACATCTTCGACCGCTACGTGCTGTACGCGGACTTCTGGATCCAGGACCAGGAATACCGCGATCCGGAAACCGGCGAGATCCTCAACCGCGTCGCCCTCAACGAGGAACTGGAAAAGATCGAGAAACCGGCCGGCATCAGCAATCCGAAGGACTTTCGCAACGAGATCGTCAACTTCGTGCTGCGTGCCCGGGCCAACAACAACGGCAAGAACCCGACCTGGCTCAGCTACGAGAAACTGCGGGTGGTCATCGAGAAGAAAATGTTCTCGAACACCGAGGACCTGCTGCCGGTCATCAGCTTCAACGCCAAGGCCAGCAAAGAGGATCAGCAAAAGCACAACGACTTCGTCACCAGGATGGTCGAACGCGGCTACACCGACAAACAGGTACGGCTGCTCTCCGAGTGGTATCTGCGGGTCAGAAAATCGCAGTGA
- the glpE gene encoding thiosulfate sulfurtransferase GlpE produces MSEFKRIPPEQAKALREQGAVVVDIRDPQAFASGHVTGSHHLDNHSVADFIRNADLDAPTVVVCYHGNSSQSAAAYLAGQGFSDVYSLDGGFELWRATYPAETAQGSAE; encoded by the coding sequence ATGAGCGAATTCAAACGCATCCCCCCGGAACAGGCCAAGGCCCTGCGCGAGCAAGGCGCCGTGGTGGTCGACATCCGTGACCCGCAAGCCTTCGCCAGCGGACACGTCACCGGGTCGCACCACCTGGACAACCACTCGGTCGCCGATTTCATCCGCAACGCCGACCTCGACGCCCCGACGGTGGTCGTCTGCTACCACGGCAACTCCAGCCAGAGCGCAGCCGCCTACCTGGCGGGCCAGGGCTTCTCCGACGTCTACAGCCTGGACGGCGGCTTTGAGCTGTGGCGTGCGACGTATCCTGCGGAAACCGCCCAAGGCTCCGCCGAATAA
- the pdxA gene encoding 4-hydroxythreonine-4-phosphate dehydrogenase PdxA, protein MKPKRFALTPGEPAGIGPDLCLLLASQAQPHPLIAITSRDLLLERAAQLGLAVDVLAVTPDRWPDAPAPAGSLYVWDTPLSAPVVAGQLDKANAAFVLETLTRAGQGCLNGDFAGMITAPVHKGVINESGIAFSGHTEFLADLTHTAQVVMMLATRGLRVALVTTHLPLREIADAITPQRLERVTRILHADLQDKFGIARPRILVCGLNPHAGEGGHLGHEEIDIIEPTLERLRSEGMDLRGPLPADTLFTPKYLEHCDAVLAMYHDQGLPVLKYKGFGAAVNVTLGLPIIRTSVDHGTALDLAGSGRIDTGSLQVALETAYQMAETRL, encoded by the coding sequence GTGAAACCCAAGCGTTTCGCGCTGACACCCGGCGAACCGGCCGGCATCGGTCCCGACCTGTGCCTGCTGCTCGCCTCGCAGGCCCAGCCGCACCCCCTGATCGCCATCACCAGCCGCGACCTGCTCCTCGAGCGGGCCGCGCAGCTGGGGCTGGCCGTCGACGTGCTGGCCGTCACCCCTGACCGCTGGCCGGACGCTCCGGCGCCGGCCGGCAGCCTGTACGTCTGGGACACGCCGCTGAGCGCCCCGGTGGTCGCCGGGCAACTGGACAAGGCCAACGCCGCGTTCGTCCTCGAAACCCTGACCCGCGCCGGCCAAGGCTGCCTGAACGGCGACTTCGCCGGGATGATCACCGCGCCGGTGCACAAGGGCGTGATCAACGAATCCGGCATCGCCTTCTCCGGGCACACCGAATTCCTCGCCGACCTGACCCACACCGCCCAGGTGGTGATGATGCTCGCCACCCGCGGCCTGCGCGTGGCGCTGGTCACCACCCACCTGCCCCTGCGCGAGATCGCCGACGCGATCACGCCGCAGCGGCTGGAGCGGGTCACGCGGATCCTGCACGCCGACCTGCAAGACAAGTTCGGCATCGCCCGGCCGCGCATCCTGGTCTGCGGGCTCAACCCGCACGCCGGCGAAGGCGGCCACCTGGGCCATGAAGAAATCGACATCATCGAACCGACGCTGGAGCGTCTGCGCAGCGAAGGCATGGACCTTCGCGGCCCGCTGCCCGCCGACACCCTGTTCACCCCCAAATATCTGGAGCACTGCGACGCGGTGCTGGCGATGTACCACGACCAGGGCCTGCCCGTGCTGAAGTACAAAGGCTTCGGCGCAGCGGTCAACGTGACCCTGGGCCTGCCGATCATCCGCACCTCCGTCGACCACGGCACCGCCCTGGACCTGGCCGGCAGCGGCCGGATCGACACCGGCAGCCTGCAGGTCGCCCTGGAAACCGCCTACCAGATGGCCGAGACCCGTTTATGA
- a CDS encoding symmetrical bis(5'-nucleosyl)-tetraphosphatase, giving the protein MATYAVGDLQGCLEPLKCLLGQVAFDPALDRLWLVGDLVNRGPQSLETLRYLYGLRDSLVCVLGNHDLHLLAAGQNIERMKKSDTLREILEAPDGPQLLDWLRRQKLMHYDERREVAMVHAGIPPQWSLRKALKCAEEVESALRDDNLFPAYLDGMYGNEPAKWDNDLKGVTRLRVITNYFTRMRFCTPEGKLDLKSKEGLDTAPPGYKPWFQHKERKTRGLRIIFGHWAALEGNVHEPGICALDTGCVWGGSLTLMNVDSGERLSCKCDDHGNALPTVAPLIPLSTSASAPR; this is encoded by the coding sequence ATGGCGACCTATGCCGTAGGCGACCTGCAGGGCTGCCTCGAACCGCTCAAGTGCCTGCTCGGCCAGGTCGCCTTCGACCCGGCCCTGGACCGCCTGTGGCTGGTGGGCGACCTGGTCAACCGCGGCCCGCAGTCCCTGGAGACCCTGCGCTACCTGTACGGGCTGCGCGACTCGCTGGTGTGCGTGCTGGGCAACCATGACCTGCACCTGCTGGCCGCCGGCCAGAACATCGAGCGCATGAAAAAGAGCGACACCCTGCGCGAGATCCTCGAAGCCCCCGACGGCCCCCAACTGCTGGACTGGCTGCGTCGGCAAAAGCTGATGCACTACGACGAGCGGCGCGAGGTCGCCATGGTGCACGCCGGGATCCCGCCGCAATGGTCGCTGCGCAAGGCGCTCAAGTGCGCCGAAGAGGTCGAGTCGGCCCTGCGCGACGACAACCTGTTCCCGGCCTACCTGGACGGCATGTACGGCAACGAGCCGGCGAAATGGGACAACGACCTCAAGGGCGTGACGCGCCTTCGGGTCATCACCAACTATTTCACCCGCATGCGCTTCTGCACCCCCGAGGGCAAGCTCGACCTCAAGAGCAAGGAAGGCCTGGACACCGCCCCGCCCGGCTACAAGCCGTGGTTCCAGCACAAGGAGCGCAAGACCCGCGGCCTGCGGATCATCTTCGGCCACTGGGCGGCGCTCGAAGGCAACGTCCACGAGCCCGGCATCTGCGCCCTCGACACCGGCTGCGTGTGGGGCGGCAGCCTGACCTTGATGAACGTCGACAGCGGTGAGCGCCTGTCGTGCAAATGCGACGACCACGGCAACGCCCTGCCGACCGTCGCCCCGCTTATCCCCCTCTCCACGTCAGCCAGCGCCCCGCGCTAG
- the rsmA gene encoding 16S rRNA (adenine(1518)-N(6)/adenine(1519)-N(6))-dimethyltransferase RsmA: MTEQYQHKARKRFGQNFLHDAGIIDRILRAIHAKPEDRMLEIGPGQGALTEGLLGAGAQLDVVELDKDLIPILNSQFAGKSNFNLHQGDALKFDFNTLNAAPNTLRVVGNLPYNISTPLIFHLLDNSHLIRDMHFMLQKEVVERLAAGPGGGDWGRLSIMVQYHCRVEHLFNVGPGAFNPPPKVDSAIVRLVPHAVLPHPAKDHRLLERVVREAFNQRRKTLRNTLKQLLTSAEIEAAGVDGSLRPEQLDLAAFVRLADQLAEKPQQPPKAD, encoded by the coding sequence ATGACCGAGCAATACCAACACAAGGCGCGCAAACGCTTTGGCCAGAACTTCCTGCACGATGCCGGCATCATCGACCGCATCCTGCGCGCCATCCACGCCAAGCCCGAAGACCGCATGCTGGAGATCGGCCCGGGCCAGGGCGCGCTGACCGAAGGCCTGCTCGGCGCCGGCGCCCAACTCGACGTGGTGGAACTGGACAAGGACCTGATCCCGATCCTCAACAGCCAGTTCGCCGGCAAGAGCAACTTCAACCTGCACCAGGGCGATGCGCTGAAGTTCGACTTCAACACCCTCAACGCCGCGCCGAACACACTGCGGGTGGTGGGCAACCTGCCGTACAACATCTCCACCCCGCTGATTTTCCACCTGCTGGACAACTCGCACCTGATCCGCGACATGCACTTCATGCTGCAGAAGGAAGTGGTCGAGCGCCTGGCCGCAGGCCCCGGCGGCGGCGACTGGGGTCGCCTGTCGATCATGGTCCAGTACCATTGCCGGGTCGAACACCTGTTCAACGTCGGCCCCGGCGCGTTCAACCCGCCGCCGAAAGTCGACTCGGCCATCGTGCGCCTGGTGCCCCACGCCGTGCTGCCGCACCCGGCCAAGGATCACCGGCTGCTCGAGCGCGTGGTGCGCGAGGCGTTCAACCAGCGCCGCAAGACCCTGCGCAACACCCTCAAGCAACTGCTCACCAGCGCCGAGATCGAAGCGGCAGGCGTCGACGGCAGCCTGCGCCCCGAGCAACTGGACCTGGCGGCGTTCGTGCGCCTGGCCGACCAGCTCGCCGAGAAACCCCAGCAGCCGCCCAAGGCCGACTGA
- the apaG gene encoding Co2+/Mg2+ efflux protein ApaG, translated as MSDPRYQVDVSVVTRYLADQSQPEHDRFAFAYTITVQNNGDRPARLMSRHWVITDGDGHVEEVRGAGVVGQQPLIEAGQSHTYSSGTVMTTQVGTMQGSYEMVADDGKHFDAVIKPFRLAVPGALH; from the coding sequence ATGTCCGATCCCCGTTATCAGGTCGACGTCAGCGTGGTCACCCGCTATCTGGCAGACCAATCGCAACCCGAGCACGACCGCTTCGCCTTCGCCTATACCATCACCGTACAGAACAACGGCGACCGGCCGGCCCGGCTCATGTCACGGCACTGGGTCATCACCGATGGCGACGGACATGTCGAGGAAGTCCGCGGCGCCGGCGTGGTGGGCCAGCAACCGCTGATCGAGGCGGGCCAGAGCCACACCTACAGCAGCGGCACGGTGATGACCACCCAGGTCGGCACCATGCAGGGCTCCTACGAAATGGTCGCCGACGACGGCAAGCATTTCGACGCCGTCATCAAGCCTTTCCGCCTCGCCGTGCCCGGAGCCCTGCACTGA
- a CDS encoding YeaH/YhbH family protein, which produces MSYVIDRRLNGKNKSTVNRQRFLRRYRDHIKKAVEEAVSRRSITDMEHGEQISIPGRDIDEPVLHHGRGGKQTVVHPGNKEFTAGEHIARPPGGGGGRGPGKAGNSGEGMDEFVFQITQEEFLEFMFEDLELPNLVKRNLTGTDTFKTVRAGISNEGNPSRINIIRTLRSAHARRIALSGSSRSKLREAKEELARLKREEPDNFGDIQDLEAEIEKLSARIHRVPFLDTFDLKYNLLIKQPNPSSKAVMFCLMDVSGSMTQATKDIAKRFFILLYLFLKRNYDKIDVVFIRHHTSAREVDEEEFFYSRETGGTIVSSALKLMQEIMAERYPSNEWNIYAAQASDGDNWNDDSPICRDILINQIMPFVQYYTYVEITPREHQALWYEYERIAEAFSDTFAQQQLVSAGDIYPVFRELFQRRLVT; this is translated from the coding sequence ATGAGCTATGTGATCGACCGACGCCTCAATGGCAAGAACAAGAGCACGGTGAACCGCCAGCGCTTCCTGCGGCGCTACCGTGACCACATCAAGAAGGCTGTCGAAGAAGCCGTCAGCCGGCGCTCCATCACCGACATGGAGCACGGCGAGCAGATCAGCATCCCCGGTCGCGACATCGACGAACCGGTGCTTCACCACGGCCGCGGCGGCAAGCAGACCGTGGTGCATCCCGGCAACAAGGAGTTCACCGCCGGCGAACACATCGCCCGCCCGCCGGGAGGCGGCGGAGGCCGGGGCCCCGGCAAGGCCGGCAACTCCGGCGAAGGCATGGACGAGTTCGTCTTCCAGATCACCCAGGAAGAATTCCTCGAATTCATGTTCGAGGACCTCGAACTGCCGAACCTGGTCAAACGCAACCTGACCGGCACCGACACCTTCAAGACCGTGCGCGCCGGCATCAGCAACGAGGGCAACCCCTCGCGCATCAACATCATCCGCACCCTGCGCTCGGCCCATGCCCGGCGCATCGCGCTGTCCGGCAGCAGCCGGTCGAAACTGCGCGAAGCGAAAGAGGAACTGGCCCGGCTCAAGCGCGAAGAACCGGACAACTTCGGCGATATCCAGGATCTGGAGGCGGAAATCGAGAAACTCAGCGCCCGCATCCACCGGGTGCCGTTCCTCGATACGTTCGACCTCAAGTACAACCTGCTGATCAAGCAGCCCAACCCCAGTTCCAAGGCGGTCATGTTCTGCCTGATGGACGTGTCCGGCTCCATGACCCAGGCGACCAAGGACATCGCCAAGCGCTTCTTCATCCTGCTGTACCTGTTCCTCAAGCGGAACTACGACAAGATCGACGTGGTGTTCATCCGCCATCACACCAGCGCCCGGGAAGTGGACGAGGAGGAGTTCTTCTATTCGCGGGAAACCGGCGGCACCATCGTCTCCAGCGCCCTGAAGCTGATGCAGGAGATCATGGCCGAGCGCTACCCGAGCAACGAGTGGAACATCTACGCCGCCCAGGCCTCCGACGGCGACAACTGGAACGACGATTCGCCCATCTGCCGCGACATCCTGATCAACCAGATCATGCCGTTCGTGCAGTACTACACTTATGTGGAGATCACCCCCCGCGAGCACCAGGCCCTCTGGTACGAATACGAACGCATCGCCGAAGCCTTTTCCGACACGTTTGCCCAGCAGCAACTGGTCTCGGCCGGGGATATCTATCCGGTCTTCCGTGAACTCTTCCAGCGCAGGTTAGTGACATGA